The Hyphomicrobiales bacterium nucleotide sequence AGTTGAAACTTGGTATCAATCTTTTCGATGATCACTTTGAAAACCTAGATATTATTGATGATATCAAGCAGGTTTTTGGGCCAAGCAAAATTAGCTATTCACAGCTTATGTTTGAAGTGACTGAACGTCAGCCTCTCAATGACATTGAACGAGCGCGTGTTGTGATCCGTAATATGCGCTCATTAGGAGCTAAAGTTGCGCTGGATGACGCGGGTACTGGTCACGGTGGCTTGGCTTATCTTCAACAGCTTGGTCTTGATGTCATTAAAATAGATAAGCTGTTTATTGATGCAATCGGTACGGATTCTCTTTCCGCCCCGATTGTGGATAGCTTAATTAGCCTGGCTGAGAGCCTCGGCATGGATATCGTCGCTGAAGGTGTCGAAGAGCCACTGCAGGTTGAATATTTGAGAGAAAAGGGTGTTCGCATGGCGCAGGGTTATTTGTTTGCCAAGCCATTGCCGGGCGAAACTTATAAAAGATTGATTGAAAAAATGATGCCCTTGGCAAAACGACCAGAAGAGCGACGAAAAACACGGACGCGCCCAGCGATAGGGCAGGCAATGCCTGCTGTATAATTCAACAATAGCAACCTTTATTGGTTATTTACTGATTTGGTAGATAATATTCTCATGAAGCGAAAAACACCCTTGAGAAAGTTTGATGCGACATCATATTTGATGTCGAAGGGTATCTATTGGATTGCGCTTGCCATTTTATGTCCGATGTTGATCGCTTATTTTCAGATCTATCGTACTGGTGAAGAAGCAGTGCGGGTGCAATCGGATCGTATTCTTAATTTTTTTATCGGTGAAGTTGAAGATGTGATGGCTGAGACCGAATTGGTTCTTGATGGTTATTTGCTAAAGACTGCCGGTTCTTGTGCTGCCAATGATCTTTTGGTGTTGCGCCGACATCTTGCCGCCAATAAATCAGTTGGCGCCATGGGGATTATCGCCGCCGACGGGAAAATTGCTTGCTCGATCGGTGGTGGAAATATTCAGAATTTATCGTTTCCCGCACATCAAGGCGTAACAAACACGAAAATCGAATTTGGAGAGTTGCGCACCGAACAGGCAGCTTTGCCTATTTTGATAAAAGCGGCCCCAAATGGCATCCGAATTTATGCGATCATGTCACAGGCGCGGTTCAAGAAAATGCTCTTGCCAGGATTCATTGCTGATTTTGTACAAGTTGACGTGGTTTTACCCAAAGGTGGTCTTTGGTATTCTGTTACTGGATCAGAAGTTAAAAAGGGTTTCTTAGGCGAACCTTTGGTCCTAGAACGAAAAAGTGAGAGATTTCCGGTTAATTTTTCTCTTGTTCTCGATAGGCGCTCGATCTCTGTATGGTCCGGTGAGCTTCGCGTGTCGATTATTGTCATTGTATTGCTAAGCTTTGCAGCGCTTGTCTTATCTTTTTTAGCTCATCGCTTCTATAAAGCTATGAACGCTCGGCGTATGATATTTAGCCAAATGGCAATGATTGAGCATGCGCGACTTCATTTTAATATAACCTACCAGCCCCTAATGGATATGGATAAAAATCTATTGGTTGGTGTCTTGGCGAAGGCTGATCTTTCATTGTTTGACAAGGTGCCACAGGCGCGGCCCACTGTAGACGAGATTTTGTCAGTCATTTGGGATGAAATTGGCGAATTCGCTTTAAAAAGGCGCGAGTTCAATATCATTGTACAGGTTGAAGGAGAGTCCGTTATTGCGGCGGACCAGCGTCAAGCCGTGATAGATAGGCTCAAAGAGATTAGCTATGAAAACCTGACTTTATTGATGAGCTGGGAAAATGATCGTGGAGTCGATTCTGATATCTACCGCCCACTGGAAGAGGTGGCCACATCAGGCGCTAATCTCGCTATTGACTGCGGTAACGTGCAATTCTCATTGTTGTCCGATATGTGGGCATGGCCCTATCATCAACTCGTCGTAGATTTTTCCAATCTGCCTGAATCTGAGGAAGCTATTAACTGGATAAGCGAGATTGTCATGAACATGAGCGAACAGCTCCAAATCGACAAAGTCGCAATAGGGCTAGAAAATCAGTCGATAAGTGAGAGCGCTATTGGTGGCGGATTTCAGGTCGGTGCGGGGAAACATTATGGACCAGGTCTCACGATAGATTCGCTTCTGTCTGCAGTGCGCCCAGTGCGTGGTGCTAAGCGTTCCACCAGCGAGCAAAAACAAGATGAAGCTGCATAAGGTTATATCTTCTGCAGGCACAGGCTTTTGATTTGTTGCCAGTCTTCTGCTTTTTCAGCGATTTTCTGATCAACTTCAGCAATCCTTCTAAAGTCACTATCTGCCATATAATGAATGCAGAAAACCTCAGGTGATGTGGATTTTATCATGCTGTGATGCATCGGTAAGTCATCAATGAATATAGTCGGTGACGTTGTGATATTAGCTAGCTGGGCTACTGCTTCAGCTTTTGAGCCATTATTTTGCAAAACTGGAAAATCAAGCCCGAGTGCGGCCAAATGGCTTTGTCGTCGCATGGAAAGTTCTGCCGCGACATTTGTGAGAAAGACAATCTGAAACTGTGCTGCGAGTGCTGTTAGGACTGGTTGCGCATCTTCGATAATGGGCTGATGGTCAACATACTCTTCATGGAACTGTAAGGCGAGAGCGCTGCTAGATAGGGAAGAAAGTGATTCACCAGTATCGGCATTGATGATGTTCCCGCCCAGTTTGAATGATGTTTTGCGCAGATACATACCGCGCTCACTCAAATAAGTTTCAAATGGTGCGACAAAATGCAGCACGACCTCATCCACATCACAAATCAAAAGGGGGAGCTGGCTATCTATACCATCCATTACTGATTTTATTTTCATAATAAAAACAGTGCGTTATAAAAAGTCATCACGATGTCCTTCAAGAGTCATCGCAGCACTTTGTATATCTATAGGTGAGAGGCCCGCATTACTGGAAAAACAAAGACATTCAGGTTCATCTTGCCGCAAAAACGTCAAGACAGCGGATAAAAAGCCTGGCTCGCTTGCCGCCTCGCGCAACTCTTCAAGTGCAAGCCCGGTCGTTTCCATGAATCGACCCAGAAGATCGTTGTCCGATGCTATATGACTAAGTGCTTGAATAGCAATGCCTTCAGCTCTTTCTTGTCTCATTTTGCGTCCATATTTAGTTTCACATTATTTACGCTTGTTTGCGTTTGTGAAAGGAAATTCAAGTATGCTTTTAACTCGGTATAAGTATATCTATGAAATTGGGTACTAGAATAATAGCCAAACCGGTGGGAATTATGACAAAAAAAGTGATGATTGTGGAAGATAATGAGCTGAATATGAAGCTATTCCATGATCTTTTGCACTCTCAAGGTTATGAGACGGTCGAGATCAATAATGGGCTTTTAGCACTTGATCTGGCACGTGAACATCAGCCCGATCTAATTTTAATGGATATTCAATTGCCGGAAGTTTCCGGGCTTGATGTCACGAAGTGGCTTAAGGAAGATGACGAGTTGAAAGATATTCCAGTCATCGCTGTAACTGCTTTCGCGATGAAGGGGGATGAGGAACGTATCCGTAATGGCGGGTGTGAGGCCTATATTTCCAAGCCTATTTCTATCTCAACATTTCTCGAAACGGTCCGTTCTTATATCGGCGAATAGACAATCAAACATGGTGACCGCTGGTCGCCATAATAAAAGGGTAGCGGCATGACTGGCCGAATTTTAGTAGTAGATGATAATCCCACCAACGTGAAACTGTTGGAAGCTCGTCTTTCTGCAGAGTATTATACTATCATAACAGCGGATAATGGACGAGATGCCATTGATATTTGCAGTCGCGGTGAGTGCGATATTATTTTACTTGATGTGATGATGCCTGAAATGAATGGATTTGAGGTTTGCCGTATTCTCAAAGCTGAGCCAGAAACATTGCATGTCCCGATTGTTCTTCTGACGGCACTTAATGGTGTTCAAGACCGTATTGAGGGGTTGGAAGCTGGTGCGGATGATTTTTTGACCAAACCCTTCCGTGATCTTGAACTGATGGCTCGGGTTAAAAGTCTCCTGCGTGTGAAACTGCTTGTTGATGAGCTTAGAATGCGTGCGATGACGGCCTACGATGTTCATATGGAGCTTTTATATGAGCATGTATTTGCCAACCCAAAACCCGATGAAGCTGTATTGGTGGTTGATGATCGTGAAGCGTCTGCATCAAAAATACGCAGTGCGCTCATGCGTGCCGGATATCAAGTGATCATTGAGTCAGATCCAAATAAAGCAATGGATTATGCGTCACAAGAGGATCCTATTCTCGGAATTGTAAATCTTGATTTGAAAAATTATGATGGGCTGCGTCTTTGTTCCCAGATGCGACAATTAGAACGTACACGTAATCTCCCATTACTTGCGATCTCAGACGAGGGAGAGGAGAGACAATTGTCTCGCGCGCTTGAGATGGGTGTGAACGACTTCGTAAGCCGTCCGATAGAGACGAATGAATTGATTGCTCGTTGCAAAACCCAGTTGCGCCGTAGACGGTATTCAGATTATCTACGTGAAAGCGTGCAAAACACCATGGAAATGGCGGTCAAAGATGCGCTTACAGGGCTTTATAATCGCCGTTATCTGGAAACACATTTAGCGAGCCACGTTAACATTGCTCATGATAAGGGAACGCCGCTTTCGCTGCTCATCTTGGATATAGATCATTTTAAGCAAGTGAATGATACATATGGCCATGATGCTGGAGATTTAATCTTAAAAGAATTTGCGATACGCATGAGCGATAATGTTCGCCGTATTGATTTGCCTTGTCGTATGGGCGGCGAAGAGTTTGTGGTCATTATGCCGGAGACTGATCGCGATTTGGCCT carries:
- a CDS encoding DUF3572 domain-containing protein; this translates as MRQERAEGIAIQALSHIASDNDLLGRFMETTGLALEELREAASEPGFLSAVLTFLRQDEPECLCFSSNAGLSPIDIQSAAMTLEGHRDDFL
- a CDS encoding response regulator, which gives rise to MTKKVMIVEDNELNMKLFHDLLHSQGYETVEINNGLLALDLAREHQPDLILMDIQLPEVSGLDVTKWLKEDDELKDIPVIAVTAFAMKGDEERIRNGGCEAYISKPISISTFLETVRSYIGE
- a CDS encoding PleD family two-component system response regulator; protein product: MTGRILVVDDNPTNVKLLEARLSAEYYTIITADNGRDAIDICSRGECDIILLDVMMPEMNGFEVCRILKAEPETLHVPIVLLTALNGVQDRIEGLEAGADDFLTKPFRDLELMARVKSLLRVKLLVDELRMRAMTAYDVHMELLYEHVFANPKPDEAVLVVDDREASASKIRSALMRAGYQVIIESDPNKAMDYASQEDPILGIVNLDLKNYDGLRLCSQMRQLERTRNLPLLAISDEGEERQLSRALEMGVNDFVSRPIETNELIARCKTQLRRRRYSDYLRESVQNTMEMAVKDALTGLYNRRYLETHLASHVNIAHDKGTPLSLLILDIDHFKQVNDTYGHDAGDLILKEFAIRMSDNVRRIDLPCRMGGEEFVVIMPETDRDLAYSVAERIRDVVAAKPFVTGENGEEIVVTTSIGISCYVDENDTPESMMKRADVALYQAKHAGRNRVVFEVNAA